A genomic window from Flavobacterium hankyongi includes:
- the hemC gene encoding hydroxymethylbilane synthase — protein sequence MAKNRIIKIGTRDSELALWQAHTVEKQLNDLGYKTEIVAVKSQGDIILDKPLYELGITGIFTKTLDIAMIAGQVDIAVHSMKDVPTALPQGIVQAAVLERANTVDILVHKGNLDFLETNGTIATGSLRRQAQWLNKYPKHTVVDLRGNVNTRMQKLQDNDWNGAVFAAAGLERINLKPNTFINLDWMIPAPAQGAMLVVAMAEDTFALEALSELNHIETEICTYIERQFLRTLEGGCTAPIGALATYNEKTDQIDFKGVLFAIDGQQKFEINRSFDISEWKKLGFNCAKEILDNGGAELMKEIKEKLKK from the coding sequence GTGGCCAAAAATCGAATTATAAAAATAGGAACTCGCGATAGCGAATTAGCGCTTTGGCAAGCCCACACCGTTGAAAAACAACTGAACGATTTAGGCTATAAAACCGAGATTGTTGCCGTAAAATCACAAGGGGATATTATCCTTGACAAACCACTATACGAATTAGGTATTACGGGTATTTTTACCAAAACGCTCGACATCGCCATGATTGCTGGGCAGGTAGATATTGCTGTGCATTCTATGAAAGATGTGCCAACAGCCTTACCACAAGGAATTGTGCAAGCAGCCGTTTTAGAACGTGCCAATACCGTTGACATTTTAGTCCACAAAGGCAATTTAGATTTCCTTGAAACTAATGGAACTATCGCCACAGGAAGTCTTCGTCGTCAGGCACAATGGCTAAATAAATATCCCAAACATACAGTAGTCGACTTGCGTGGAAACGTAAACACCCGTATGCAAAAATTGCAAGATAACGATTGGAACGGAGCTGTTTTTGCCGCCGCCGGATTGGAACGCATCAATTTAAAGCCCAATACTTTTATCAATTTAGACTGGATGATTCCTGCTCCTGCACAAGGCGCTATGTTGGTAGTGGCTATGGCAGAAGATACTTTTGCATTGGAAGCGTTGTCGGAACTGAATCATATTGAAACTGAAATTTGTACCTATATTGAACGTCAGTTTTTAAGAACTTTAGAAGGAGGTTGTACTGCACCAATTGGCGCTTTGGCAACGTATAATGAAAAGACAGATCAAATCGATTTTAAAGGCGTATTGTTTGCTATTGATGGACAACAAAAATTTGAAATCAACCGAAGTTTTGATATTTCCGAGTGGAAAAAACTGGGATTCAATTGTGCCAAAGAAATTTTGGACAATGGCGGTGCCGAATTAATGAAAGAGATAAAAGAAAAACTGAAAAAATAA
- a CDS encoding c-type cytochrome: MKKIVFTLIVLSFFSCKKESQENFGTTTEATKQKPEELGKEIFEGKGVCYTCHKPEVKTVGPAIKDIAKLYKEKGGNIVAFLQEKSEPIVDPSQYETMKTNFAVTKNLPEEELKALEAYMLSFSK; encoded by the coding sequence ATGAAAAAAATAGTATTTACCCTTATTGTTTTAAGTTTCTTCTCTTGTAAAAAAGAGAGTCAAGAGAATTTTGGTACCACCACAGAAGCGACCAAACAAAAACCAGAAGAATTAGGCAAAGAAATTTTTGAAGGGAAAGGCGTCTGTTATACTTGCCATAAACCTGAAGTAAAAACAGTAGGACCCGCAATAAAAGATATTGCTAAACTATACAAAGAAAAAGGAGGGAACATTGTCGCTTTTCTTCAGGAAAAAAGTGAGCCTATTGTTGATCCAAGCCAGTATGAAACGATGAAAACCAACTTTGCCGTAACCAAAAATCTTCCCGAAGAGGAGTTAAAAGCGTTGGAAGCCTATATGCTCAGTTTTTCAAAATAA
- the hemE gene encoding uroporphyrinogen decarboxylase produces MIKNDLFLRALNNESVERPPVWMMRQAGRYLPEFRALRDKYDFFTRCETPELAAEITVQPIRIVKPDAAILFSDILVVPRAMGIHVELKDNLGPIIPDPIRTMEQVEKVFVPDVNETLGYVFDAIKLTKEMLNDEVPLIGFAGSPWTIFCYAVEGKGSKSFDTAKGFCFSNPVAAHTLLQKITDTTILYLKEKVKAGCNAIQIFDSWGGMLSPTDYTEFSWQYINQIVEALAEETKVIVFGKGCWFALNDMAKSKASALGVDWTCSPRNARYLTGGKITLQGNFDPSRLLSPIPTIKKMVHEMIDEFGAANYIVNLGHGILPNIPVDHAKAFVEAVKEYNS; encoded by the coding sequence ATGATAAAAAACGATTTATTTCTGCGTGCCTTAAATAACGAATCTGTTGAACGTCCACCCGTTTGGATGATGCGTCAAGCAGGAAGATATTTACCAGAATTTAGAGCCTTACGCGATAAATACGATTTCTTTACCCGTTGCGAAACACCAGAATTAGCTGCGGAAATTACAGTTCAACCGATTCGAATTGTAAAACCAGATGCAGCGATTTTATTTTCGGATATTTTGGTAGTACCGCGCGCTATGGGAATTCACGTAGAATTAAAAGATAATTTAGGACCTATTATTCCTGATCCTATCCGCACGATGGAGCAAGTAGAAAAAGTATTTGTTCCCGATGTGAATGAAACGTTGGGTTATGTTTTTGATGCGATTAAGTTGACCAAAGAAATGTTGAACGACGAAGTGCCGTTAATTGGTTTCGCAGGTTCTCCATGGACAATCTTTTGTTATGCAGTCGAAGGGAAAGGTTCTAAAAGTTTTGATACAGCTAAAGGATTTTGTTTTTCCAATCCAGTAGCAGCCCATACGTTATTGCAAAAAATTACCGATACCACTATTCTATATTTAAAAGAAAAAGTAAAAGCAGGTTGTAATGCGATCCAGATTTTCGATTCTTGGGGTGGTATGTTATCTCCAACAGATTACACAGAATTCTCTTGGCAATATATCAACCAAATTGTGGAAGCATTAGCGGAAGAAACGAAAGTAATTGTTTTTGGAAAAGGATGTTGGTTTGCGTTAAATGACATGGCCAAATCGAAAGCTTCGGCATTGGGAGTAGATTGGACATGCTCGCCTAGAAATGCCCGTTATTTAACTGGTGGAAAAATTACGTTACAAGGAAACTTTGATCCATCACGTTTATTGTCACCCATTCCAACCATCAAGAAAATGGTGCATGAAATGATTGATGAATTCGGGGCAGCCAATTACATCGTCAACTTAGGTCACGGAATTTTACCAAATATTCCTGTGGATCATGCGAAAGCGTTTGTGGAAGCGGTGAAGGAGTATAATTCTTAA
- a CDS encoding leucine-rich repeat domain-containing protein yields the protein MNAIKKLLLLALFNCAFFISNAQEAEGRSMDEIMNAPNPEKAKELNLNNRSLTKLPPEIGRYVNIEKLWLNYNNLQTLPIEITKLTKLRELYINNNLFMRFPIELAKMTSLEKLEMQRNKLDALSPYVGRIVRLRKLNLSSNKIDAIPVEIGGLTNLTELSLADNKLKVIPVEIGLLTKLKVINLEKNNIAEIPVEVGALANLNSLNLKSNIIQVIPAELGELVNLTNVNMAKNQIKRIPNSFGKLINLTSLNFDENQIKVLPSEIGALVNLKELYLGANPWEKVSESMADFLKKLEYGQSDAIKKLVTTPKP from the coding sequence ATGAATGCAATAAAAAAACTACTTTTATTAGCACTGTTTAATTGTGCTTTTTTTATTTCAAATGCCCAAGAAGCCGAAGGTCGTTCGATGGATGAAATCATGAATGCACCAAATCCAGAAAAGGCAAAAGAACTTAATCTAAACAATAGATCTTTAACTAAACTTCCTCCCGAAATTGGAAGATATGTTAATATTGAAAAGCTTTGGTTAAACTACAACAACCTTCAAACACTTCCTATTGAAATAACCAAGCTTACCAAACTAAGAGAATTGTACATTAACAACAATTTGTTTATGCGCTTCCCTATCGAGTTGGCTAAAATGACTAGTTTAGAAAAACTTGAAATGCAAAGAAACAAATTAGATGCTCTTTCTCCTTATGTAGGAAGAATTGTTCGTCTTAGAAAACTCAACCTAAGCAGCAATAAAATTGATGCAATTCCTGTAGAAATTGGAGGCCTTACTAATTTGACCGAATTGAGCTTAGCAGATAACAAACTTAAAGTTATTCCAGTAGAAATTGGACTTTTAACCAAATTGAAAGTAATCAATTTAGAAAAAAACAATATTGCCGAAATTCCTGTAGAAGTTGGTGCTTTGGCTAATTTGAATTCATTAAACCTAAAATCAAATATAATTCAAGTAATTCCTGCTGAATTGGGTGAATTGGTTAATTTAACCAATGTAAATATGGCTAAAAACCAAATAAAAAGAATTCCTAACAGCTTTGGAAAACTAATTAACTTGACATCTCTTAATTTTGATGAAAATCAAATTAAAGTTTTGCCATCTGAAATTGGTGCACTAGTAAATTTAAAAGAACTTTATTTAGGTGCCAATCCTTGGGAAAAGGTTTCTGAAAGTATGGCCGATTTCCTTAAAAAATTAGAATATGGCCAATCTGATGCTATAAAAAAACTAGTAACCACACCAAAACCATAA
- a CDS encoding nucleoside recognition domain-containing protein yields MVLSRFWLVIFISSILFVVVSLFTGNSYTIDYVLNGKKDEPILISEKYLNQVPKFIADSIQKAPDMTMVINRDTINADTTYIYKSQTVKVYSGVQKSDGLLPTCKNSLIDLIIPLIAYLAFFCGLMELLIISGASEKLASKLSPVFAKVFPTVPKNHESISYMTLNFAANFLGLDSAATPFGLKAMESLQEINPEKDKASDAQIMFMCLHAAGLTLIPTSIIGYRAAENASNPADVMLPCIITSFVGTIAAFLLVGIKQRINFKSASLVVAITTIIAAIAGLLFYINGLDLIGKNYFTGNLSGLMLISIIAITLIFAFKHEKKFTEKGTTIFDTFVDGAKNGLNTGVKIFPYVMGMLVAISFFRNSGLFEIISNGISFLFSNIGVSKQITDSLPVAMLRPFSSGGSRGFMIDAMRNFGPDSFTGRLCCIFQCSAETTFYVIAVYFGSVNIKNTRYTLGMMLLVDLICVIAAIAIASWFFL; encoded by the coding sequence ATGGTTCTAAGCAGATTTTGGCTCGTTATATTTATTTCTTCTATTCTTTTTGTGGTGGTAAGTTTATTTACTGGAAACAGTTATACTATCGATTATGTTTTGAACGGAAAGAAAGATGAACCTATTTTAATTTCTGAAAAATACTTAAACCAAGTTCCAAAATTTATTGCCGATAGTATCCAAAAAGCACCAGACATGACCATGGTCATTAACCGTGATACAATTAATGCTGATACCACTTATATTTATAAGAGTCAGACGGTTAAAGTGTATAGTGGTGTTCAAAAATCTGATGGATTATTACCAACCTGCAAAAACAGTTTAATCGATTTAATCATTCCATTAATTGCTTACTTAGCCTTCTTCTGCGGGTTAATGGAATTATTAATTATCTCAGGAGCTTCCGAAAAATTAGCCTCTAAATTGAGCCCAGTTTTTGCAAAAGTATTTCCAACTGTTCCAAAAAATCATGAATCAATTTCATACATGACATTGAATTTTGCTGCCAATTTCCTTGGATTGGATTCTGCCGCGACACCATTTGGTTTAAAAGCCATGGAAAGTTTACAGGAAATCAACCCTGAAAAAGACAAAGCCAGTGATGCTCAAATCATGTTTATGTGCTTGCATGCAGCTGGTTTAACATTAATTCCAACTTCAATCATAGGATATCGAGCTGCAGAAAATGCATCGAACCCAGCTGATGTAATGTTGCCTTGTATAATTACGTCATTTGTTGGAACCATTGCAGCGTTTTTATTAGTAGGAATTAAGCAACGAATTAATTTTAAAAGTGCTTCCCTTGTAGTAGCTATTACTACCATTATTGCAGCAATTGCAGGGTTATTATTTTACATTAACGGATTGGATTTAATTGGAAAAAATTATTTTACTGGTAATCTTTCTGGTTTGATGTTAATTTCAATCATTGCTATAACCTTAATTTTTGCCTTTAAACATGAGAAAAAATTCACAGAAAAAGGAACAACTATCTTTGACACTTTTGTAGATGGTGCCAAAAACGGATTAAACACTGGAGTGAAAATTTTCCCTTATGTGATGGGAATGTTAGTGGCAATTTCTTTTTTTAGAAACAGTGGTTTATTTGAAATTATTAGTAACGGAATCTCTTTCCTTTTCTCAAACATTGGTGTCAGTAAACAAATTACAGATTCGTTACCAGTAGCAATGCTACGTCCATTTAGTTCTGGTGGATCAAGAGGTTTTATGATTGATGCGATGCGTAATTTTGGTCCTGATTCTTTCACAGGTCGTTTATGTTGTATTTTTCAATGTAGTGCCGAAACTACTTTTTATGTAATAGCAGTATATTTTGGTTCAGTAAATATTAAAAACACACGTTACACTTTAGGTATGATGTTGTTGGTTGATTTAATTTGTGTTATAGCCGCAATTGCAATTGCTAGTTGGTTTTTCCTATAA
- the hemA gene encoding glutamyl-tRNA reductase → MTQNIPAKSTSFYAIGLSYLKADAEMRGKFSLDDKAKENLLIQAKAEGIESLIVTSTCNRTEIYGFAQHPFQLIKLLCENSQGTVEDFQKVAYVHKNREAITHLFRVGTGLDSQILGDFEIISQIKNAFVLSKEHNLANAYMERLVNSVIQASKRVKNETEISSGATSVSFASVQYIFKTVPNISEKNILLFGTGKIGRNTCENLVKHTKHSQITLINRTKDKAEKLAKKLDVIVKDYADLQVEIQKADVLVVATGAQNPTVDKAILNLKKPLLILDLSIPKNVNENVQDVEGVTLVHMDHLSQITDETLENRKSQIPAAEAIINEILEEFMTWTKGRKYAPTIHALKAKLHAIKEKELQTQRKKISNFDEEQAELISNSIIQKITNHFANHLKDENTSVDDSVDWIQKVFLLEK, encoded by the coding sequence ATGACACAGAATATACCCGCAAAATCGACTTCATTTTACGCTATTGGTCTAAGTTATCTTAAAGCCGATGCAGAAATGAGAGGTAAATTTAGTCTTGACGATAAAGCCAAAGAAAATTTACTCATCCAAGCTAAAGCAGAAGGAATTGAAAGCCTGATTGTTACTTCTACTTGTAACCGTACCGAAATATATGGTTTTGCACAACACCCTTTCCAGTTAATCAAATTACTTTGTGAAAACAGCCAAGGAACGGTTGAGGATTTTCAAAAGGTAGCTTATGTGCATAAAAACAGAGAAGCCATCACGCATTTGTTTCGAGTAGGAACGGGTCTAGACAGTCAGATTTTAGGGGATTTTGAAATTATCTCCCAAATAAAAAATGCTTTTGTTCTTTCAAAAGAGCATAATTTGGCTAATGCCTATATGGAGCGTTTGGTAAATTCGGTGATTCAAGCGAGTAAACGCGTGAAAAACGAAACCGAAATTTCATCGGGGGCTACTTCGGTGTCATTTGCTTCGGTACAGTATATTTTCAAAACAGTTCCTAATATTTCAGAGAAAAATATTTTATTGTTCGGAACTGGAAAAATTGGAAGAAATACCTGTGAAAATTTAGTAAAACATACCAAACATAGTCAAATTACCTTAATCAATAGAACGAAGGATAAAGCCGAAAAATTGGCTAAAAAATTGGATGTGATAGTTAAAGACTATGCCGATTTGCAGGTGGAAATTCAAAAAGCGGATGTATTGGTAGTCGCTACTGGTGCTCAAAACCCAACGGTAGATAAAGCGATTTTGAATCTGAAAAAGCCATTGCTGATTTTGGATTTATCGATACCTAAAAACGTGAACGAAAATGTTCAGGATGTTGAAGGGGTGACTTTAGTCCACATGGATCATTTATCGCAAATAACGGATGAAACTTTAGAAAACAGAAAAAGTCAGATTCCAGCGGCAGAAGCCATTATCAATGAAATCCTAGAGGAGTTCATGACTTGGACCAAAGGACGTAAATATGCGCCGACGATTCATGCTTTAAAAGCCAAACTGCATGCTATTAAAGAAAAAGAATTGCAAACTCAACGCAAAAAAATATCCAATTTTGATGAAGAGCAAGCTGAGTTAATCAGCAATAGCATCATTCAAAAAATAACCAATCATTTTGCCAATCATTTAAAAGATGAAAACACTTCGGTAGATGACAGTGTCGATTGGATTCAAAAAGTGTTTCTCTTAGAAAAATAA
- a CDS encoding uroporphyrinogen-III synthase: MAQNTRILSTKVLLPNQKQFLLNANFSVIEADFIQIKYKSFELNNTNETLIFTSQNAVLSVLQHSNIEVLKQKTVFCVGLKTKALLEENSFTVEAYTGYAADLAEIISLVYADQSYTFFSGNLRRDVLPEMLKENGIPFNEIEVYETILTPQKINTKPDGILFYSPSGVESYLKENKITDEMCFCIGNTTANALQTITENIIIANQPSVENVIIQCINYYKS, encoded by the coding sequence GTGGCCCAAAACACTCGCATATTATCCACCAAAGTTTTGCTTCCCAATCAGAAGCAGTTTTTGTTGAATGCTAATTTTTCAGTGATAGAAGCTGATTTTATTCAAATAAAATACAAATCGTTTGAATTAAATAACACTAACGAAACGCTTATTTTTACCAGTCAAAATGCGGTGTTAAGTGTTTTACAGCATTCGAATATTGAAGTCTTAAAACAAAAAACGGTTTTCTGTGTGGGTTTAAAAACCAAAGCCTTATTAGAAGAAAACAGTTTTACTGTAGAAGCTTATACGGGTTATGCAGCCGATTTAGCTGAGATTATTTCGTTAGTGTATGCCGATCAGAGTTATACTTTTTTCAGCGGAAATTTACGTCGCGATGTTTTGCCCGAAATGCTGAAAGAAAACGGAATTCCTTTCAATGAAATTGAAGTCTATGAAACGATTTTAACACCACAAAAAATTAACACTAAGCCTGATGGTATTCTGTTTTACAGTCCGTCGGGAGTAGAAAGTTATCTAAAAGAAAATAAAATTACGGATGAAATGTGTTTTTGCATTGGGAATACCACGGCAAATGCACTTCAAACGATTACTGAAAATATCATAATTGCCAATCAGCCTTCGGTTGAAAACGTGATTATTCAATGTATAAATTATTATAAAAGTTAA
- a CDS encoding methylated-DNA--[protein]-cysteine S-methyltransferase, translating into METAFINSPLGITKIEGDEKGITVISVLSEGEVSKEIPKVLQEAVNQLHDYFEGNRTDFTFKLNPKGTEFQQKVWQELLNIPFGKTMSYLDLSKKLGDVKAIRAVASANGKNPLWIVVPCHRVIGTDGSLTGYAGGLWRKQWLLEHENPNKQQSLF; encoded by the coding sequence ATGGAAACAGCATTTATCAATTCGCCTTTAGGAATCACCAAAATAGAAGGAGATGAAAAAGGTATTACCGTAATTTCTGTTTTATCAGAAGGAGAAGTGTCCAAAGAAATCCCAAAAGTTTTACAAGAGGCGGTTAATCAACTTCATGACTATTTTGAAGGGAATCGTACCGATTTTACTTTCAAACTAAACCCTAAAGGTACTGAATTCCAGCAAAAAGTTTGGCAGGAATTATTAAATATTCCCTTCGGCAAAACCATGTCTTATCTCGATTTGTCTAAAAAGCTAGGCGATGTTAAAGCCATTCGCGCCGTAGCCTCTGCGAATGGTAAAAATCCACTTTGGATTGTGGTTCCCTGTCATCGTGTTATTGGCACTGATGGTTCTTTAACAGGATATGCAGGTGGATTGTGGCGGAAACAATGGTTACTCGAACACGAAAATCCTAATAAACAACAAAGCTTGTTTTAA
- a CDS encoding 3'-5' exonuclease, with the protein MLDKIQLENILFLDIETVPEFETFSDLDETKKDLFDLKTKYQRKEEFTAEEFYDRAGIWAEFGKIICISVGYFTIKSDVRNFRVTSFFGEEEKILKDFSNVLNNHFSQPQHILCGHNAKEFDFPFIARRMIIHNLAIPQKLNLFGKKPWEVPHLDTLELWKFGDYKHYTSLKLLTNVLGIPSPKDDIDGSEVAHVFYVEKNINRIVTYCEKDVIAVAQILLRLRREDLLIDDEVIHV; encoded by the coding sequence ATGTTAGATAAAATCCAACTCGAAAACATCCTCTTTTTAGACATAGAAACTGTTCCTGAATTTGAAACTTTTTCAGATTTGGACGAAACAAAAAAAGATCTTTTCGATCTCAAAACTAAATACCAACGCAAGGAAGAGTTTACTGCAGAAGAATTTTATGACCGTGCTGGCATTTGGGCCGAATTTGGGAAAATAATCTGTATTTCTGTTGGCTATTTTACAATCAAAAGTGATGTCCGTAATTTTAGAGTAACTTCTTTTTTTGGTGAAGAAGAAAAAATACTTAAAGATTTTTCAAACGTATTAAATAATCATTTTAGTCAACCTCAACATATTTTGTGTGGCCACAACGCTAAGGAATTTGATTTTCCTTTTATTGCAAGACGAATGATAATCCATAATCTTGCAATTCCTCAAAAACTGAATCTTTTTGGTAAAAAACCTTGGGAAGTACCTCATTTAGATACTTTGGAACTTTGGAAATTTGGCGACTACAAACATTATACTTCTCTAAAATTATTAACTAATGTTCTAGGCATTCCTTCGCCCAAAGATGACATTGATGGAAGTGAAGTAGCACATGTTTTTTATGTAGAAAAAAACATTAACCGTATTGTTACATATTGTGAAAAAGATGTAATTGCTGTGGCTCAAATTTTACTTCGTTTACGCAGAGAAGATTTGTTGATTGATGATGAAGTAATTCATGTATAA
- the hemB gene encoding porphobilinogen synthase, giving the protein MFPIHRGRRLRVNESIRSLVRETSLSPTDFMFPMFIMEGENNKIEVPSMPGIYRRTLDLTVEEVKELYALGIRAVNIYVKVNDNLKDNTGKEAWNPNGLMQNAIRAIKAACPEMIVMPDVALDPYSIYGHDGIIENGDVANDATNDALVKMAVSHAQAGADFVAPSDMMDGRVLRLRQGLDAAGFHNVGIMSYSAKYASAFYGPFRDALDSAPREADIVVPKDKKTYQMDYANRIEAVKEALWDVEEGADMVMVKPGIAYLDIVREVKNVVDVPVTVFHVSGEYAMIKAAAERGWLDHDKIMMEQLMCIKRAGASLISTYFAKEAAILLNQK; this is encoded by the coding sequence ATGTTTCCAATACACAGAGGTAGAAGATTACGAGTGAATGAGAGTATTCGTTCGTTAGTTAGAGAAACCAGTTTAAGTCCAACCGACTTCATGTTTCCAATGTTCATCATGGAAGGCGAAAACAACAAAATTGAAGTGCCTTCTATGCCAGGTATTTACCGCAGGACTTTAGACTTGACGGTAGAAGAAGTAAAAGAATTATACGCTTTAGGAATTCGTGCCGTAAACATTTATGTGAAAGTAAACGACAACCTAAAAGACAATACCGGTAAAGAAGCTTGGAATCCAAACGGATTAATGCAAAATGCCATTCGTGCTATCAAAGCAGCTTGTCCGGAAATGATTGTAATGCCAGATGTGGCGTTAGATCCGTATTCAATTTATGGTCATGACGGAATTATTGAAAACGGTGATGTAGCGAATGACGCGACCAACGATGCTTTAGTTAAAATGGCCGTTTCACATGCTCAAGCGGGTGCCGATTTCGTAGCGCCAAGTGACATGATGGACGGACGTGTGTTGCGTTTACGTCAAGGTTTGGACGCGGCAGGTTTTCACAATGTGGGGATTATGAGTTATTCGGCGAAATATGCTTCGGCGTTTTACGGTCCGTTCCGCGATGCGTTAGATAGTGCCCCTAGGGAGGCGGATATCGTAGTCCCAAAAGATAAAAAGACCTACCAAATGGATTATGCTAATCGCATTGAAGCCGTAAAAGAAGCGTTATGGGATGTAGAAGAAGGGGCTGATATGGTGATGGTAAAACCTGGAATTGCTTACTTGGATATCGTTCGTGAAGTAAAAAATGTGGTTGATGTTCCCGTTACCGTTTTCCATGTTTCTGGTGAATATGCCATGATTAAAGCGGCGGCTGAAAGAGGCTGGTTAGATCATGATAAAATTATGATGGAACAATTGATGTGTATCAAACGTGCTGGTGCGAGTTTAATTTCGACCTATTTTGCTAAAGAAGCAGCCATTTTATTGAATCAGAAATAA
- the hemF gene encoding oxygen-dependent coproporphyrinogen oxidase has product MKNKFYQYIQTLQDQICKGLEDIDGGAKFREDLWDRPEGGGGRTRVIENGQVFEKGGVNISAVHGKLPDTMQKMFGVGEADFFACGLSLVIHPKNPMAPTVHANWRYFEMYDDNGNIINQWFGGGQDLTPYYLFEEDAKHFHQTCKTACDKHNLEFYPNYKKKCDAYFWNAHRNEARGIGGLFFDYLKETDTMKMEDWYNFVTEVGNSFLEAYVPIVERRKDLPYTPEQRTWQEIRRGRYVEFNLVHDKGTLFGLKTNGRIESILMSLPPHVQWVYDHHPEKGSEEEKLIKVLTNPIDWV; this is encoded by the coding sequence ATGAAAAATAAATTCTACCAATACATACAAACCCTTCAAGACCAAATCTGTAAAGGTTTAGAAGATATCGACGGAGGTGCCAAATTTCGTGAAGATTTATGGGACAGACCCGAAGGTGGCGGCGGAAGAACCCGTGTGATTGAAAACGGTCAAGTTTTTGAAAAAGGAGGTGTGAATATTTCTGCCGTACATGGAAAATTACCCGATACCATGCAAAAGATGTTTGGTGTAGGCGAAGCTGATTTTTTTGCTTGCGGATTGAGTTTAGTCATTCATCCTAAAAATCCCATGGCACCTACGGTTCATGCCAACTGGCGTTATTTTGAAATGTATGATGATAACGGAAATATCATCAATCAGTGGTTTGGTGGCGGACAGGATTTAACACCATATTATTTGTTTGAAGAAGATGCGAAACATTTTCATCAAACGTGTAAAACGGCTTGCGACAAACACAATCTGGAGTTCTATCCCAACTACAAAAAGAAATGCGATGCCTATTTTTGGAATGCGCACCGTAATGAAGCCAGAGGAATAGGGGGTTTGTTTTTTGATTATTTGAAAGAAACAGACACCATGAAAATGGAAGATTGGTACAATTTTGTTACCGAAGTGGGTAATTCATTTTTAGAAGCTTATGTGCCAATTGTGGAAAGAAGAAAAGATTTGCCATACACTCCAGAGCAACGTACTTGGCAGGAAATTCGCCGTGGTCGTTATGTAGAATTCAATTTGGTGCACGATAAAGGAACACTTTTCGGACTAAAAACAAACGGAAGAATAGAATCTATATTGATGAGTTTACCACCTCATGTGCAATGGGTGTATGACCATCATCCTGAAAAAGGTAGTGAAGAAGAAAAATTAATAAAGGTATTAACCAATCCAATTGATTGGGTTTAA
- a CDS encoding S1 family peptidase: protein MMKLNKNQVCIISDRNEKIPELGTGFLFLRKDWILTAAHVVMEHGLPRQNLYIEFVPNINEKVILNVKVLAEHKECDIAILQIVDKNNPCEFPLYPGHESLSSYKGLLYCGFESSDGNLRIEITEKFSKDVRIRDYEEVIMEFPSEYVTGGYSGGPIFGNGGVVIGLMINQFSEENNTKGNFARATSIKTIMDSILISIDSERMKVF from the coding sequence ATGATGAAACTCAATAAGAATCAAGTATGTATCATTTCTGATAGAAATGAAAAAATACCAGAACTAGGAACTGGATTTTTATTTTTAAGAAAAGATTGGATTTTAACCGCAGCTCATGTTGTTATGGAGCATGGTTTACCTAGACAAAATTTATATATTGAGTTTGTACCAAATATTAATGAAAAAGTAATCCTTAATGTCAAGGTATTGGCTGAACATAAAGAATGTGATATAGCTATACTACAGATTGTTGATAAAAATAATCCTTGTGAATTTCCATTGTATCCTGGACATGAAAGTTTAAGTTCTTATAAAGGACTTTTATATTGTGGATTTGAGTCATCTGATGGTAATTTAAGAATTGAAATCACTGAAAAGTTTTCAAAAGATGTTAGAATTAGAGATTATGAGGAAGTGATTATGGAATTTCCAAGTGAATATGTTACAGGAGGTTATTCAGGAGGTCCAATTTTTGGCAATGGTGGAGTTGTGATTGGATTAATGATTAACCAATTTAGTGAAGAAAATAATACTAAAGGAAATTTTGCGAGAGCAACATCTATTAAAACAATAATGGATTCAATTCTAATCAGTATTGATAGTGAAAGAATGAAAGTATTTTAA